One genomic segment of Desulfocapsa sulfexigens DSM 10523 includes these proteins:
- a CDS encoding DarP family protein, producing MSDFISRSEVKRIYKQVEELAREVADLSDKELKSFPGGPVIHEEILATRGLKGGSRKRQIKYLAKVLRQGPLEEMYLFVTNRKGSNLHAKKQFHEAERLRDTLINEAMEVYQECLMEQIPFEPDWESDFIREIISEHPNINEKELRQVVYQYVKTHYKFHYRELFRMMKAAVELKERIEKNS from the coding sequence ATGTCAGATTTTATCAGCAGATCAGAAGTAAAGCGTATATATAAACAGGTCGAGGAACTTGCAAGAGAGGTGGCAGATCTTTCGGACAAGGAACTGAAAAGTTTTCCAGGTGGTCCTGTTATTCATGAAGAAATTCTTGCCACCCGCGGCCTGAAAGGCGGATCCAGAAAGCGTCAGATAAAATATCTTGCCAAGGTACTGAGACAGGGGCCACTAGAAGAAATGTATCTCTTTGTAACAAACAGAAAAGGTTCAAATCTACACGCCAAAAAACAGTTTCATGAGGCTGAACGACTGCGGGACACGCTAATTAATGAGGCAATGGAAGTATATCAGGAGTGTCTCATGGAGCAGATCCCCTTTGAACCCGATTGGGAAAGTGATTTTATCCGGGAAATCATCTCAGAGCACCCGAACATTAACGAAAAAGAGCTGCGCCAGGTTGTGTATCAATATGTAAAAACACATTATAAGTTTCATTACCGGGAACTTTTCCGAATGATGAAGGCAGCTGTTGAATTGAAAGAACGGATTGAAAAGAACAGCTGA
- the folE2 gene encoding GTP cyclohydrolase FolE2 — protein MKIRSVGIKDIQVPVRIREKNGGLQNSVATISLQASLPGKYRESCVLTFTTVLNKYMDDLSVTNFPELLAEVKEGLCAESARVEMSFPYFIEKKAPVSGTRSLMEYECSFTGEVGTDDDFILSVRVPITTLCPCSKEISTAGAHNQRAEVTLNVKFNKFIWAEDLIAMIEKSASCELWALLKRPDEKYVTERAYENPMFVEDVVRKVAVSALDDSKITWFSASVESFESIHKHSAYAYVDSNEIR, from the coding sequence ATGAAAATCCGGTCCGTAGGCATAAAAGACATCCAGGTTCCTGTCCGTATTCGTGAAAAAAACGGTGGCCTGCAGAACAGTGTGGCCACTATCTCGCTTCAAGCCAGTCTCCCTGGGAAATACAGAGAAAGTTGTGTCCTGACCTTTACTACTGTACTCAATAAATATATGGACGATTTGAGTGTCACAAATTTCCCCGAACTTCTCGCTGAAGTGAAGGAGGGATTATGTGCTGAGAGTGCCAGAGTCGAGATGTCCTTTCCATATTTTATAGAAAAAAAAGCTCCCGTCTCAGGAACCAGAAGCCTTATGGAATATGAATGCAGTTTTACCGGAGAAGTGGGGACTGATGACGATTTCATCCTATCAGTGAGGGTTCCGATTACCACACTCTGCCCCTGCTCCAAAGAAATCAGTACAGCCGGTGCCCATAATCAACGTGCTGAAGTGACCCTGAATGTCAAATTCAACAAGTTCATCTGGGCAGAAGATCTCATTGCAATGATAGAAAAATCCGCATCCTGTGAGCTGTGGGCCCTGCTGAAACGCCCTGATGAAAAATATGTCACCGAGCGCGCCTATGAAAACCCGATGTTTGTTGAAGACGTGGTCCGAAAGGTTGCCGTTTCCGCACTCGACGATTCGAAAATAACCTGGTTTTCAGCAAGTGTAGAGAGCTTCGAATCCATCCATAAACACAGCGCCTACGCCTATGTTGATTCCAATGAAATTCGCTGA